One window of Biomphalaria glabrata chromosome 6, xgBioGlab47.1, whole genome shotgun sequence genomic DNA carries:
- the LOC106074342 gene encoding deleted in malignant brain tumors 1 protein-like: protein MFSSSVGSLVFICIASKVSYVMTDEVCPTASASYNSVGGSISLYKDQCGLIAGQYNYFTSWTISGPYSTYITLVVLRMQMSSYYCGENYVQVIESGNILLDKTCSTNGVTSDFIPRYMASSLSYSLSVNYLGTSSTGRGFEAVYYARGQHSVLTDDFGYIASPGYPRSYPNNANYTWLIASNHGYRINLSISVTSEGSDDQVKVYDGQYLSSLLLYTLYGTSSQNIRSTSNFMLIQFTSDGSINDYKGFSAMYSTNAYFYGASYGHSCTSSNTCINGLTCYRGVCGCTQTQYYYESTSSCKPRLSHGGYCSSEAICDQELVCENSHCSCPKHQYYDLSSDYCKSGRLKGDSCSSDSKCSDDLECVLYTCQDARNQYHYYDDDDQRQNFVIAMLVVAAIGWALVLTVSIALCVMCVKYRKQRLSQTNNINGEVQHQAPLSNNSQGYIQAPNEQSFQIPNQQYLPPSNQFMAPNFQAVGPNQCIPMQHVFSYQPDLQQQATQQPNLQQQVAQQHDLQQQVTQQHDLQQQAPNHPDLSNTTQAQDNEGFKPDSPNNPEDDDIYLNFNYERN from the exons ATGTTTTCTTCCAGTGTTGGAtctcttgtttttatttgtatcgcTTCGAAG GTGTCATACGTGATGACTGACGAAGTCTGTCCAACAGCAAGTGCAAGTTACAACAGCG TCGGAGGTAGTATTTCTCTCTACAAAGATCAGTGTGGCTTAATAGCTGGACAATATAACTATTTCACCAGTTGGACCATAAGTGGACCATATTCAACTTACATCACGCTTGT AGTGTTGAGAATGCAAATGAGCTCCTATTACTGTGGCGAAAACTATGTTCAAGTTATAGAAAGTGGGAATATCTTGTTAGACAAAACATGCAGCACCAATGGTGTAACCTCTGATTTCATTCCAAGATATATGGCTTCCAGCTTGTCATATAGTCTCAGTGTGAACTATTTGGGAACCTCTAGTACAGGCAGAGGATTTGAAGCCGTCTATTACGCAAGAG GCCAACACTCAGTATTAACAGATGATTTTGGATATATAGCTAGCCCTGGATACCCACGGTCTTATCCAAACAATGCTAACTACACTTGGCTGATAGCAAGCAATCATGGGTATAGGATTAATCTCAG TATATCAGTCACCTCAGAAGGAAGTGACGACCAGGTCAAAGTGTACGATGGTCAATATCTATCGAGTCTGCTCCTTTACACTCTGTATGGTACATCTTCACAAAACATCAGGTCTACATCTAACTTTATGTTGATACAGTTCACTTCTGATGGTAGCATTAATGACTACAAAGGATTCAGTGCCATGTATTCAACAAATG CTTATTTCTACGGGGCGTCTTATGGCCACAGTTGTACAAGTTCAAACACATGTATCAACGGATTGACGTGTTATAGAGGTGTATGTGGTTGTACTCAAACACAGTATTACTATGAGAGCACTAGTTCGTGCAAACCTA GACTATCTCATGGAGGTTACTGCAGCAGTGAGGCAATATGTGATCAAGAATTGGTTTGCGAAAATTCCCATTGCTCTTGCCCGAAACATCAGTACTATGACCTGTCATCGGACTACTGTAAAAGCG GACGTTTAAAAGGAGACTCATGCAGCTCCGATAGTAAATGCTCAGATGACCTAGAGTGTGTGCTATACACTTGTCAGGATGCAAGAAACCAATACCACTATTATG ATGACGATGATCAAAGACAGAATTTTGTCATTGCCATGTTGGTTGTAGCTGCCATAGGTTGGGCTCTAGTTCTTACTGTCTCGATAGCGTTGTGTGTAATGTGTGTGAAATATCGCAAACAAcg ATTGAGTCAGACCAACAATATTAATGGGGAAGTTCAGCACCAAG cgccCTTGTCTAACAACAGTCAGGGATACATACAGGCTCCTAATGAACAGAGCTTCCAGATCCCCAACCAACAGTACTTGCCGCCTTCAAATCAATTTATGGCTCCGAACTTCCAAGCTGTTGGTCCTAACCAGTGCATTCCAATGCAACATGTTTTCTCATATCAACCTGATCTGCAACAGCAGGCAACACAACAACCCAACCTACAGCAACAGGTGGCACAGCAACATGACCTCCAGCAACAAGTAACACAGCAACATGACCTGCAACAACAGGCACCAAATCATCCTGACCTATCAAACACCACTCAAGCCCAAGACAACGAGGGATTTAAACCAGATTCGCCAAACAATCCCGAAGATGATGATATATATCTGAATTTTAATTATGAGAGGAACTAA